CAGCACAAAGGCGGCCTGCAGCAGGAAGAGCGGCAGGCAGTCGGGGCGCTCCACGTTGGGGACCATGACCGAGATGGCAACCAGCATGACGCCCGTGCCGGCGTAGCCCACGATCTTCTGCACGGAGTCGGCCTTGGTGCGCAGCGGGTGCGGCGTGATGTCAGCCACGATGACCACCGTCATGGTGCGGTACATGCAAGTGGCAAGCAGCGTGATCAGGATGGCGCAGATAAGCAGCGGCAGGCTTCCCGCGTTGTTTGCGATTGCGATGAGCGGCAGATGTTCCCATGCCTTACACGCAGCTTCTCAACGCAATCACGCTTTTTGGCGGTAGCGCGCGACATATCGAACCATTTGACAGTCATTCGGCGTTGTTCCAAAGCTCCGTTTGCTGTTAAGTATGGGGTTAGACCCGTTGTGTCATCAGGATTCTCCACAACAAGGCTGCGAGAGTTCCACCTTGGTCCCATATAGATGTGAATGTCTTTATCGAGCTGACCAATTGTGGTAACCGACCATCCTTCTTTTTCGTCAAACTCGTTTACGCGCTCTAAGGTAGCGTTCAATTCTGGTGAATAATGCTGGGGATTCAGATTAAGATTGTCGTCCAATTCGCTACGTTTTGCACTGAAGCACGTTTCGGACTCGATAAATGTACCATTAGCCTTGACCGTTTCATAACTATCCGAGATTTGGGTCAGATCTTCATCCAATACGTCTGTAGCGTGCCCCTTTTCATCAAGGGAGAAGACTGGTTCACCCTTTGAGTCTCTACCAACTCGCCTAGACTGAGCCATGAAGATGGTGTAGTCGCTGGGAACCTCTTCACCTTCCGAGGGTTTGGAGAGGAACAGAATACACGTACGCACCCCGGTGTCTGGCTCGAAGGTATTTTTATGAAGCGTCACAACGGCGTCAACCTTGCAATTGGAGAGCACCCATTTTCGGTAGTTTACATAGGTTTGATTATCTAGGATGCCCTTTGGCAAGACGATGCCGATACGCCCACCAGGTTTGAGCCAGTCAATGCAGCGCTCCAGGAATAGCAGCTCTGGCGCCTGCCGAGAGAGTATTGTGCCCCTGTTGGCCTCCCAGTCATCCTTTCCGCCGATTTCGGGGAAGATTCCGTCCGAAGTGGGCTTGTGACCGAAGCTGAATAGCTTAAGTATTTCCGGGTCCATCATCATAGACTCGGTTTTCTGACCCGAGAAAGGTGGATTAGTGACTATAACGTCAGGGGTGTGCCTAGGACAGTGACTTGTAATCCACCCATCAAGATTGGAATATTCATCGAGCGAATTGCCTTGCGTCATTCCGCTATTGCCGTCACCGCTGAGCAACATGGCCGTTTTGGCAATTTTG
This portion of the Phoenicibacter congonensis genome encodes:
- a CDS encoding class I SAM-dependent DNA methyltransferase, coding for MDMVRILLAKIQDESNASPDKYPKFWITAKQYASEDGRKQVAKEIRALFGEYADSYPNVFDAHEDISVGDSTLIEAASVLQRYTFISRGDDADEWDLMVAAYEQFTHSVLKRQQGQFFTNRLVVRAMVHMLNPSITDAVLDPAGGSGGFATEAFRHKRRKVIESTIEGTAQRERQLERSKNMVFLVEISQRLVKIAKTAMLLSGDGNSGMTQGNSLDEYSNLDGWITSHCPRHTPDVIVTNPPFSGQKTESMMMDPEILKLFSFGHKPTSDGIFPEIGGKDDWEANRGTILSRQAPELLFLERCIDWLKPGGRIGIVLPKGILDNQTYVNYRKWVLSNCKVDAVVTLHKNTFEPDTGVRTCILFLSKPSEGEEVPSDYTIFMAQSRRVGRDSKGEPVFSLDEKGHATDVLDEDLTQISDSYETVKANGTFIESETCFSAKRSELDDNLNLNPQHYSPELNATLERVNEFDEKEGWSVTTIGQLDKDIHIYMGPRWNSRSLVVENPDDTTGLTPYLTANGALEQRRMTVKWFDMSRATAKKRDCVEKLRVRHGNICRSSQSQTTREACRCLSAPS